The Thermotoga maritima MSB8 region TCTCTTTTCTTTTGAGTTTTTCCAGAATGTTCAGAGTTTCTTCTACGTTGCTTGCAAGACCCAGAGACTGAAGATATTTCAACTGATCTTCCATGACTTCTTCGAGCGGTCTTGCGGGCGGTGCTATCATGACAACACCGTCTGCCTTCGATCTTTCCGCTATCTCCGGTGTGAGCATCGCACCGAGGCTGTGTCCCAGCACATAAACTCGGGAGACGTCTTTTCTCTCTTTGAGTATCTTCACCGCTTCCAGTGCGTCTTCTATGACTTCTTTTTCGACGGTCAGGGTGGTAGGGTCTACTTTCTCGACGAACGTTCTTTTGTGGTATCTGAGAACGATGATACCCTTCGAAGACAGACCGTACGCGATGTCCTTGAATATCTTGTTTGGACCGATGGTTTCGTCCATGTCGTTCGGTCCAGAGCCGTGCACGAGGACAACAGCCGGGAACGGTCCGCTTCCTTTTGGGATCGTGATCTTCCCGGGAAGGCCGTTCACGGTGATATCCTTCTCCTCAAAGCTCTCCGGGTCCACGTAGTCTGGAAGTTCGTACTCTGTCTTTGTAGCCTGTTTGAAGAAGAGTCCGGCGACTTTTCCTTCTCTGTCCATGGTGACAAGTGCTGAGATTTCTCCTCTGTCGAACTTCAGAGTGAAGTTGTAGATCTCGTATTCAGCCTGGATGATTTTCTCGTATCCAGCGATTTCTCTGAAGTCACTGAGCTGTGCTTTCAGAGAGTTCCAGATGTTTGAAAGACTCTGGACACTGAGCTGTGCTTTTACCTGATTGGAACACATATTCAAAGCCGATTCGAAGTTTTCAGAGGTGAGATGTTGAACGAAGAGAAACGCTTCCTGATCGAAGGCACCAAACACCATCACACCGAGAAAGAGCGAAAGGAAGACAGTGAGTCTCATCTCTTTTCCCTCCCCTTCTTTTTGAACAGCACGTTCTCCTTCATCTTGTTTCTCACCTTCAGCGATCTTTCGACGTGGACCTTTTCACCTGTGAAGGGATCCACACCAGAGTAGTACATCGCGGTGCTCACCGTTCCGGGAGTAGGTGTGAAGATCTGGATCTGCTGGGGAAAGTACCCGAGGTGTTTGAGTATGAAGTCTCTCAAGTAATTGTTCTCCCTCCAGCCTTCTCCCGGGTGTCCCACTATGAAGTAGCCGATCACATACTTTCTCTTTCCCATCTTCTTTGCGAGTGTTTCGAAGCGTTTTTTGAACTCGAGAAACAGTTCCACAGGCGGTTTTCTCATCAGAGATAGCACCTTTGGATGAGCGTGTTCGGGGGCGAGTTTCAGCTGTCCCGGGGTGTACTTCACGAGTTCCCTTATGAAGACATCTGGGTCTTTTTCGGCAAAGACAAAGTCGTGTCTGATTCCTGAAGAGACAAAGACGTTTCTGACACCTGGAATTTGCCTGATCGACTCGAGAAGAGAGATGAATTCGTCGTGGTTCGGTCGGACAACCTTGCACACGATGGGATACAAACAGAACTTCTGGCACTGTCCTTTCGTTTCTCTGATGGAACAGCCCGAACCGTAGAGGTTCGCAGTCGGTCCTCCAACGTCTGTGATGGTGCCTTTGAAGTCCTTTTTCTTCGTGAGGATCCTCACTTCTTCGAGAATGGAATCTTTGCTGCGGTAGGAGACGTGAGTTGTCTGATGCTGTGTGAGGGCGCAGAAAGAACAGTTTCCGAAACAACCTCTCACAGCCGTTATCGAGAACTTCACCGTCTCTATCGCTTTCACTTTTCCCATCTTTGCGTAAAACGGATGAACTTCTCTTTCGAAAGGGAGAAGGTAGAGCCGGTCGAGTTCTTCCTGGCTGAGCGGTGGCTGGGGTGGATTCTGCACCACGTACCTCGTGTCTTGCCTCTGGTAGATCGGAATGTTCTTGTATGGATCAGTGTACCAGGTCTGAAGTTTCAATGCTTCGGCGTATTTTTCGGGATTCTCTGAGATTTCATCGTAAGAGGGCAGTTCGATGCCTTCTTCGGGTTTTTGAGAGGCCCACCAGACGACTCCACGAATACTTTTGCACTTTTCTATATCACCCGTTCTGGAAAGGATCTGTGCGATCCCAAGAACTGCCTTTTCACCCATTCCATAGACGAGGAGATCTGCCTTTGAATCGACGAGAACAGACTTTCTCACTCTATCGCTCCACCAGTCGTAGTGTGCGAACCTTCTGAGGCTCGCTTCCAATCCACCAAGGACAACGGGAACTTCCGGGAAGAATCTCTTGATGAGATTCGTATAGACGATGGTTGCCCTGTCGGGTCTTTTTCCACCGATTCCACCCGGTGTGTAGTCGTCCGTTTTTCTTTTTTTCTTCGAGGCCGTGTAATTCGCCACCATCGAGTCAACGTTTCCAGCGGTGACACCGAAGAAAAGACGAGGCCTTCCAAGGCGTGTGATGTCTTTCTCTGTTCTCCAGTCTGGCTGAGCGATGATCCCCACTTTGAAGCCATGAGAGACGAGATAATGACCGATGAAGGCAACACCGAAGGAGGGATGATCCACATAAGCGTCGCCTGTGACAAGGATGATATCGAGCTCTTTCCAGCCTAATTTTCTCATTTCCTCACGTGTTGTGGGAAGAAACACAGTATCACCCTATGTATTTTAAAACAAAAAAAGCCTCGTTTCGAGGCCTGGTTAAAAAATGGGGACGCAGGGGTACGGCACTTACTTTTTGTTATTCTTCTTTCTGTTTTCCTGTGTTTTTCCACCAAAAATCTCTATGACCACATCCAGCGGTATCAGTTCTAACATCTTCTTCACCTCCTTTCAGATATCATCATCCTTCGCCTGTAAATGTAGCATCGGAATATTAAGCACAAAATAAGAATTAATAATTATCTGTTCCTTTTCTGTCCTATCTTCTCGCTGTGAATGGCTATCAACACATCTACCGGTATCAACACAAACATTTTCCTCACCTCCTTTTTGAGAATAATTCTCATCTTTCACATAAGAGTGTACCACCGGTGTATTAAAAATCAAATAAGGCAATACTAATTATATGTAAAGAAAATCTCGTTTCACGGCGGGAAAAGGGGCAACGAAAATCCTTACAGAAAAATTTTTTTGGAGACTTGACAAAATATTTGGTAATATTCTAAAATATTTTGCAGGAGGTGACAAAATATGTTGCCCAAGTGCCCGGTCTGTGGAAAAGAAATGATAGTTACAGAGCTTCACTGCAAAAGAGATGAGGTCACCGTGCGAGGACGTTTCAGAGCGAGTCCGTTCGATTTTCTCGATAAAGACGAGCTCGAGTTCGTGATTCTATTTTTCAGAGCGCGTGGAAATCTGAAGGAGATAGAGCGCTACACAGGGCAGGGTTACTTCGCTCTGAGAGGAAAACTGGAAAAGATTCTGGAGAAGATGAACCTCCAACCTCTTGGAGAGATGAAAGAGGAAATCTCAGAAGAGGATCTCTTCAAACAGGTGAAA contains the following coding sequences:
- the estD gene encoding esterase EstD — protein: MRLTVFLSLFLGVMVFGAFDQEAFLFVQHLTSENFESALNMCSNQVKAQLSVQSLSNIWNSLKAQLSDFREIAGYEKIIQAEYEIYNFTLKFDRGEISALVTMDREGKVAGLFFKQATKTEYELPDYVDPESFEEKDITVNGLPGKITIPKGSGPFPAVVLVHGSGPNDMDETIGPNKIFKDIAYGLSSKGIIVLRYHKRTFVEKVDPTTLTVEKEVIEDALEAVKILKERKDVSRVYVLGHSLGAMLTPEIAERSKADGVVMIAPPARPLEEVMEDQLKYLQSLGLASNVEETLNILEKLKRKEIPPDEFVLGAPAKYFYDLRERDPASIAKRLTIPMLLIFGGRDYQVTEKDQEIWLKELSGRENVKILVFDDLNHLMISGEGKSTPVEYMKKGHVDKRVIDEIARWMVK
- a CDS encoding YgiQ family radical SAM protein; this translates as MFLPTTREEMRKLGWKELDIILVTGDAYVDHPSFGVAFIGHYLVSHGFKVGIIAQPDWRTEKDITRLGRPRLFFGVTAGNVDSMVANYTASKKKRKTDDYTPGGIGGKRPDRATIVYTNLIKRFFPEVPVVLGGLEASLRRFAHYDWWSDRVRKSVLVDSKADLLVYGMGEKAVLGIAQILSRTGDIEKCKSIRGVVWWASQKPEEGIELPSYDEISENPEKYAEALKLQTWYTDPYKNIPIYQRQDTRYVVQNPPQPPLSQEELDRLYLLPFEREVHPFYAKMGKVKAIETVKFSITAVRGCFGNCSFCALTQHQTTHVSYRSKDSILEEVRILTKKKDFKGTITDVGGPTANLYGSGCSIRETKGQCQKFCLYPIVCKVVRPNHDEFISLLESIRQIPGVRNVFVSSGIRHDFVFAEKDPDVFIRELVKYTPGQLKLAPEHAHPKVLSLMRKPPVELFLEFKKRFETLAKKMGKRKYVIGYFIVGHPGEGWRENNYLRDFILKHLGYFPQQIQIFTPTPGTVSTAMYYSGVDPFTGEKVHVERSLKVRNKMKENVLFKKKGREKR
- a CDS encoding DUF2089 domain-containing protein yields the protein MLPKCPVCGKEMIVTELHCKRDEVTVRGRFRASPFDFLDKDELEFVILFFRARGNLKEIERYTGQGYFALRGKLEKILEKMNLQPLGEMKEEISEEDLFKQVKEGKIGVEEALEILKKRKKGGESDV